A window from Sinorhizobium fredii encodes these proteins:
- a CDS encoding DUF6101 family protein, with the protein MRNTLSQPAWVGNTLRLDPKRFPQQATYVLRGDVGNVSISLDQRGAVLRKVLPSSGLPLSIALPARAFKGVAARAIDHGDGEVTVTLELHHDDPDLCIPLLVAHDLSDIAADWRAWADAYRIPMLMVEADGVARPLEEHLGEIRTAPVKPRRRHSFFAERRPRFLVRRSTGKLGVQMKIDGREIIARS; encoded by the coding sequence ATGCGCAACACACTCTCTCAACCGGCGTGGGTAGGAAATACGCTGCGGCTCGATCCGAAGCGATTTCCGCAGCAGGCGACCTACGTGCTACGCGGCGATGTGGGCAATGTGAGCATCAGCCTCGACCAGCGTGGCGCTGTCCTGCGCAAGGTGCTACCATCCAGCGGCCTGCCCCTTTCGATCGCCTTGCCTGCGCGAGCTTTCAAGGGTGTCGCAGCGCGGGCCATCGACCACGGCGACGGGGAGGTAACTGTGACGCTCGAGCTTCATCACGACGATCCGGATCTTTGCATCCCGCTGCTCGTCGCGCATGATCTTTCTGATATCGCGGCCGACTGGCGTGCCTGGGCGGATGCCTATCGCATCCCAATGCTGATGGTCGAAGCTGATGGTGTCGCCCGGCCGCTGGAAGAACATCTCGGCGAAATCCGCACCGCGCCGGTAAAGCCGCGCCGGCGCCACTCCTTCTTTGCCGAGCGCCGGCCGCGCTTCCTCGTGCGCCGCTCCACCGGCAAGCTCGGCGTGCAGATGAAAATCGACGGCCGCGAGATCATCGCCCGGTCCTGA
- a CDS encoding AraC family transcriptional regulator, translated as MPKYDRGHLPELPDMDHFRSLEWIEMANAPVVAIGKDYGCGLVVPPHSHTRTQLWWARSGVVLVHTADGRWMIPPGHALLIPSGMEHSAEMVSDVRMHSIYIAAMSRARRPLVLEVSALAGSLIDELVRIENETFSQRREQLIVELLLEEIPRLAERPLGLPFPQDRALAGLCRKFLEAPSAAANIDQWADSIGISRRSFTRFFRRETGISFVTWRQQACIFASLPRIADGEPITTVALDAGYENVAAFTTMFRRMLGAPPSLYLRARNA; from the coding sequence ATGCCGAAATACGACCGAGGACACCTGCCGGAACTACCGGACATGGATCACTTCAGGAGTCTGGAGTGGATAGAAATGGCGAATGCCCCGGTGGTGGCGATCGGCAAGGATTATGGCTGCGGGCTGGTCGTGCCTCCGCACAGCCACACGCGCACGCAGCTCTGGTGGGCCCGCTCCGGCGTGGTCCTCGTGCACACGGCTGACGGGCGATGGATGATCCCTCCCGGCCATGCCCTGCTCATTCCTTCTGGGATGGAGCACTCGGCCGAGATGGTCAGCGACGTTCGGATGCATTCCATCTATATCGCGGCGATGAGCCGGGCGCGCCGGCCTCTGGTGCTGGAGGTGTCGGCCTTGGCCGGCAGCCTCATCGACGAACTGGTCCGGATCGAGAACGAGACATTCTCCCAACGGCGGGAGCAGCTGATCGTCGAGCTGTTGCTCGAGGAAATACCGCGCCTCGCCGAGCGGCCGCTGGGCCTGCCCTTTCCGCAGGACCGTGCCCTTGCCGGCCTCTGTCGGAAATTCCTGGAGGCGCCTTCGGCGGCCGCCAATATCGATCAATGGGCCGACAGCATCGGCATCAGCCGACGTTCCTTCACGCGATTCTTCCGTCGCGAGACGGGCATCAGCTTCGTTACCTGGCGCCAGCAGGCCTGCATCTTCGCCTCGCTGCCGCGCATCGCCGACGGCGAGCCGATCACCACCGTCGCTCTCGATGCGGGCTATGAGAACGTCGCGGCCTTTACCACCATGTTTCGCCGCATGTTGGGTGCACCGCCGAGCCTTTACCTGCGCGCCCGTAATGCCTGA
- a CDS encoding DUF1217 domain-containing protein, translating to MVSTYLDYNLIARDMKVSLSRVSEQTVVARDTQYYKDNIGNVSSVDDFLDDYRLYSYAMTAFGLGDMIDSVAFMRKVLESDLSDTSSFANSLTDDRYREFALAYSFSGGTPVSQTEAQLDEIIGLYDTSILNLAETQKEEPRYYNVMIDKITSVDQLLNNDRLRAYIFTAFGIDESTYSRQTIRSVLSSSSGDASSYENTVIAPKLTELETAKAAAEAQLAAGDLTDEEEAELESKVTTYTNSIGTLNNYLDLAAAFDFGSDGTVSAGAAQTDENKLAVNDLYVSSNSRVTSQAALLNKAYFEETIASITSVDELIADTRLYNYIRTAFDLDEVTIVSATIKNILTSDPDDPESYVNTIGDGDENYLALANAFNFQEDGTLADGDSAQTATQTTLTSNRYMTRYNDTDDEADEKAVSAYKAAVSGMTSVDDFIVTASIYDFALQAVGLDPDTESTRTIQRVLTSDLTDPKSFVYTLTDERYVTLAKLFNFTTQGEVGAPALAQSETQIQETAKNYIVIKSRFGSDEDKTKAQEESEYYTAGVAKLSSLDAFLADERLVTIALEANGIDPEGVTADFLRNIFASDIDDPGSFINEQENSAAYISLVTSFNFDSEGDVLREERESIVTRHGLYETLDQYLHQTLEEQAGESNEGVRLALYFERKAGTIVDAYDLLADDALAEVFRTIFSLPDEFSTMDIDQQAKIVEKNLDLEKLSDPVELKKLLARFAVLYDLENNTEVDPAVSVLTSSGSSVGISADTLYTLSQLRMGG from the coding sequence ATGGTTTCGACTTATCTCGACTACAATCTCATCGCGCGGGACATGAAGGTCAGCCTGAGCCGCGTCTCGGAGCAGACGGTCGTCGCGCGCGACACGCAATACTACAAGGACAACATCGGCAATGTGAGCTCGGTCGACGACTTCCTCGACGACTACCGGCTCTATTCCTACGCGATGACGGCATTTGGCCTCGGCGACATGATCGATTCGGTGGCCTTCATGCGAAAGGTGCTCGAAAGCGACCTCTCCGACACGAGCAGCTTCGCCAACAGCTTGACGGACGATCGCTATCGAGAATTCGCTCTCGCCTACAGCTTTAGCGGCGGGACGCCCGTGTCGCAGACCGAGGCACAGCTCGACGAGATCATCGGCCTCTACGATACGAGCATTCTCAACCTCGCGGAGACGCAGAAGGAGGAGCCCCGCTACTACAACGTCATGATCGACAAGATCACCAGCGTCGATCAGCTCCTCAACAACGATCGGCTGAGAGCCTATATCTTCACGGCTTTCGGCATCGATGAGAGCACCTACTCCCGCCAGACGATCCGCAGCGTCCTCTCCAGCAGTTCCGGCGATGCGAGCAGCTACGAGAATACGGTGATTGCTCCCAAGCTTACTGAACTCGAGACCGCCAAGGCAGCGGCGGAAGCACAGTTGGCCGCGGGAGACCTCACCGACGAGGAAGAGGCGGAGCTCGAGAGCAAGGTAACGACCTACACGAATTCCATTGGCACGCTGAACAACTATCTCGACCTTGCAGCTGCCTTCGACTTTGGTTCCGATGGCACGGTGAGCGCGGGTGCGGCGCAGACCGACGAAAACAAGCTTGCCGTCAACGACCTCTATGTCTCCAGCAATTCCCGCGTTACCTCACAGGCGGCGCTGCTGAACAAAGCCTATTTCGAGGAGACGATCGCGAGTATCACGTCCGTCGATGAGCTCATCGCGGATACACGCCTTTACAATTACATCAGGACCGCTTTCGACCTCGACGAGGTGACGATCGTTTCCGCAACCATCAAGAACATCCTGACGAGTGATCCGGATGATCCGGAGAGCTATGTCAACACGATCGGCGACGGCGACGAGAACTACCTGGCGCTCGCCAATGCCTTCAATTTCCAGGAGGACGGCACGCTGGCTGACGGCGACAGCGCGCAGACCGCCACCCAGACGACGCTCACCTCCAACCGTTACATGACCCGCTATAATGACACGGACGACGAAGCGGACGAGAAGGCGGTCAGTGCCTACAAGGCCGCGGTCTCCGGCATGACCTCCGTCGACGATTTCATCGTAACCGCCTCGATATATGATTTCGCCTTGCAGGCCGTCGGCCTCGATCCCGACACGGAGAGCACCCGCACCATCCAGCGCGTCCTGACCAGCGACCTCACCGATCCGAAGAGCTTTGTCTACACGCTCACGGACGAGCGATACGTGACCCTTGCCAAACTGTTCAACTTTACGACACAGGGCGAGGTCGGTGCACCGGCACTGGCTCAATCGGAAACGCAAATCCAGGAAACCGCGAAGAACTACATCGTCATCAAGTCCCGTTTTGGGTCGGATGAGGACAAGACCAAGGCCCAAGAGGAGAGCGAATATTATACGGCCGGGGTCGCCAAACTTTCCTCCCTCGACGCGTTCCTGGCCGACGAGCGTCTCGTCACCATCGCGCTCGAGGCGAACGGCATCGACCCCGAGGGCGTGACGGCCGATTTCCTCCGCAACATCTTCGCCTCCGACATCGATGATCCGGGCAGCTTCATCAACGAACAGGAAAATTCCGCCGCCTATATCTCGCTCGTGACCTCCTTCAATTTCGACAGCGAAGGTGACGTGCTACGCGAGGAAAGGGAAAGCATCGTCACACGCCACGGGCTTTACGAAACGCTTGATCAATATCTGCATCAGACGCTCGAAGAACAGGCGGGCGAAAGCAATGAAGGCGTTCGCCTGGCACTCTATTTCGAGCGTAAGGCCGGCACGATTGTCGACGCCTACGACCTCCTCGCCGACGACGCGCTCGCCGAGGTGTTCCGCACGATCTTCAGCCTGCCCGACGAGTTCAGCACCATGGACATCGATCAGCAGGCGAAGATCGTCGAAAAGAATCTCGATCTCGAGAAACTCAGCGATCCGGTCGAACTGAAGAAACTGCTGGCGCGCTTTGCCGTGCTTTACGATCTGGAAAACAACACCGAGGTCGATCCGGCCGTCTCGGTGCTCACGAGCAGCGGCAGCAGCGTCGGCATCAGCGCCGACACGCTCTATACCTTGTCGCAGCTCAGGATGGGCGGATAG
- a CDS encoding MFS transporter, producing the protein MSSVTAGSINPEKTAFSVILAVSFCHMLNDIMQSLLTALYPLLKANYALDFVQIGLLTFTFQVTASMLQPAVGIVTDRWALPYTLPAAMLSTCSGLLLLGHADHFWMLLLAASLIGVGSAIFHPESSRVARLASGGRHGLAQSLFQVGGNAGSALGPLLAAFIVLPFGQGSLGWFSIVAITGFFVLSWVSTWYVRHRRSTMSRAAPSRTLPLPKARVLWTVAILVLLTATKNVYLASVSSYFTFFVIEKFGTSVQQAQLMLFLFLGSAAAGTFLGGPIGDRYGARFVIWLSILGVIPFALMLPYANLFWTGVLSVVIGLVFSSAFSAIVVFAQELVPGRVGLIAGVFFGFAFGFGGMGAAVLGIFADSHGIEFVYKICSYLPLLGIFTVLLPKIPSR; encoded by the coding sequence ATGTCTTCGGTCACGGCTGGCAGCATCAATCCGGAAAAGACGGCCTTCTCCGTCATTCTTGCCGTCAGCTTCTGCCACATGCTGAACGACATCATGCAATCGCTGCTGACCGCGCTCTATCCGTTGCTCAAGGCCAACTACGCACTGGATTTCGTCCAGATCGGCCTCCTGACCTTCACGTTCCAGGTGACTGCCTCTATGCTGCAGCCGGCGGTCGGGATCGTCACCGACCGCTGGGCCCTCCCCTACACCTTGCCGGCTGCCATGCTGTCGACCTGTTCGGGCCTTCTCCTCCTCGGCCATGCCGATCACTTCTGGATGCTGCTGCTCGCGGCGAGCCTCATCGGCGTCGGTTCTGCGATCTTCCATCCCGAATCGTCGCGCGTCGCGCGGCTTGCCTCGGGTGGTCGCCACGGGCTGGCGCAATCGCTGTTCCAGGTCGGCGGCAATGCCGGCAGCGCGCTCGGCCCGCTCCTTGCCGCCTTCATCGTCCTGCCCTTCGGCCAGGGCAGCCTCGGCTGGTTCTCGATCGTCGCCATAACAGGCTTCTTCGTGCTGTCCTGGGTCAGCACCTGGTACGTGCGGCATCGCCGCTCGACCATGAGCCGTGCGGCGCCGAGCCGGACCCTGCCGCTGCCCAAGGCCCGGGTCCTCTGGACGGTCGCGATCCTCGTCCTGCTGACGGCGACCAAGAACGTCTATCTCGCCAGCGTCTCCAGCTATTTCACCTTCTTCGTCATCGAAAAGTTCGGCACCAGCGTGCAGCAGGCTCAACTGATGCTGTTCCTTTTCCTCGGATCCGCGGCGGCCGGGACCTTCCTCGGCGGACCGATCGGCGACCGCTACGGTGCCCGTTTCGTCATCTGGCTCTCGATCCTCGGCGTCATTCCCTTCGCGCTCATGCTGCCCTATGCGAACCTGTTCTGGACGGGCGTGCTCAGCGTGGTGATCGGCCTCGTCTTTTCGTCGGCCTTCTCTGCGATCGTCGTCTTCGCGCAGGAACTCGTTCCCGGCCGCGTCGGGCTCATCGCCGGCGTCTTCTTCGGTTTTGCCTTCGGCTTCGGCGGCATGGGTGCGGCGGTGCTCGGCATCTTCGCCGACAGCCATGGCATCGAATTCGTCTACAAGATCTGCTCCTACCTGCCGCTGCTCGGTATCTTCACGGTGTTGCTGCCGAAAATACCGTCTCGATAG
- the purD gene encoding phosphoribosylamine--glycine ligase, giving the protein MKVLLIGSGGREHALAWKIAQSPQLTALYAAPGNPGIAEEATIVALDTDDHAAVVDFCREKAIDFVVVGPEAPLVAGLADVLRAADIAVFGPSAAAAQLEGSKGFTKDLCAKYGIPTGAYRRFTEAEPAKAYVREQGAPIVIKADGLAAGKGVTVAMTLDEALAAIDECFAGAFGSAGAEVVVEAYLDGEEASFFCLSDGETVLPLASAQDHKRVGDGDTGPNTGGMGAYSPAPVMTAEMVERTMKEIIEPTVRGMAESGHPFTGVFFAGLMITAKGPELIEYNVRFGDPECQVLMMRMKSDLLPLLYAAATGTLAGKETEWHDGAALTVVMASRGYPGAYEKNTPIAALPEASATTRVFHAGTALKDGRLVATGGRVLNVTALGRTVSDAKNAAYTGVNSVSWENGFYRRDIGWRALAREKA; this is encoded by the coding sequence ATGAAGGTTCTTCTGATCGGATCGGGCGGACGCGAGCACGCGCTTGCATGGAAAATCGCGCAGTCGCCGCAGCTTACCGCGCTTTACGCGGCACCCGGCAATCCCGGCATTGCCGAAGAGGCGACGATCGTCGCCCTCGACACCGACGACCACGCAGCCGTGGTCGACTTCTGCCGCGAGAAAGCGATCGACTTTGTGGTGGTCGGCCCGGAGGCCCCCCTCGTCGCCGGCCTCGCGGACGTGCTCCGTGCCGCCGACATCGCCGTCTTCGGCCCCTCTGCCGCTGCCGCCCAGCTCGAAGGTTCCAAAGGCTTCACCAAGGATCTTTGTGCCAAGTATGGGATCCCGACCGGCGCCTATAGGCGCTTTACCGAAGCCGAACCCGCGAAGGCCTATGTCCGCGAACAGGGCGCTCCGATCGTCATCAAGGCTGACGGGCTCGCCGCCGGCAAGGGTGTCACGGTGGCGATGACCCTCGACGAGGCGCTCGCCGCCATCGACGAGTGTTTCGCCGGCGCCTTCGGCTCCGCCGGGGCGGAGGTCGTCGTCGAAGCCTATCTCGATGGCGAGGAGGCAAGCTTCTTTTGCCTCTCGGACGGCGAGACCGTGCTGCCGCTTGCCTCGGCACAGGATCACAAGCGCGTCGGCGACGGCGATACGGGACCGAACACGGGCGGGATGGGCGCCTATTCGCCCGCTCCGGTGATGACGGCCGAGATGGTCGAGCGGACGATGAAGGAGATCATCGAGCCGACCGTGCGCGGCATGGCCGAAAGCGGGCATCCATTCACGGGCGTGTTCTTCGCCGGCCTGATGATCACGGCGAAGGGGCCGGAACTCATCGAATACAATGTCCGCTTCGGCGACCCGGAATGCCAGGTGCTGATGATGCGCATGAAGAGCGACCTCCTGCCACTGCTCTACGCGGCAGCGACGGGAACGCTCGCGGGCAAAGAGACCGAATGGCACGACGGGGCGGCCTTGACGGTCGTGATGGCCTCGCGCGGCTATCCGGGGGCCTATGAAAAGAACACGCCGATCGCGGCCCTGCCCGAGGCATCCGCCACGACAAGGGTGTTTCATGCGGGGACTGCGCTCAAGGACGGCCGCCTCGTCGCGACCGGGGGCCGCGTGCTGAACGTCACGGCGCTAGGACGGACCGTCAGCGATGCAAAAAACGCCGCCTATACAGGCGTGAACAGCGTTTCCTGGGAGAACGGCTTCTACCGCCGCGACATCGGCTGGCGGGCGCTCGCACGCGAGAAGGCGTGA
- a CDS encoding polyamine ABC transporter substrate-binding protein: MRRRAATSVFLATLLCAAASRAETLNLLIWEAYIDQGLIDRWTQETGVEIRQINFDSDDARDEILADPSNNVDLVVVDENGAHLFGKKGVLELLDEANLPALKDYAPKWRDRCSGRGLPYFSGTVGILYRSDVIAQAPTSWQDMMRPAVSLKKHIAMFDDHTELFVPPLMLLGASINASETGTLKAAFDLLKAQAPAVLTYDYVITAIQDQATGKEIHMALGYSGDQHVLNDKVGTPGLWRYSVPKEGTLSWLDCVSVMASSPRKQRALEFLDFIGSPEGAAANAVALTMPTTSSAALKILPEAMRSDPEIYPPAATLAKSQYQQELSIPSVQARRRIISTLANFQ; the protein is encoded by the coding sequence ATGAGAAGGCGCGCGGCTACATCCGTCTTCCTGGCGACGTTGCTTTGCGCGGCCGCAAGCCGCGCCGAAACGCTGAACCTGCTGATCTGGGAAGCCTATATCGACCAGGGTCTGATCGACCGCTGGACGCAGGAGACCGGTGTCGAAATCCGCCAGATCAATTTCGACAGCGACGATGCCCGCGACGAGATCCTCGCGGATCCCAGCAACAATGTCGATCTTGTCGTCGTCGATGAGAACGGTGCGCATCTTTTCGGCAAAAAGGGCGTGCTCGAGTTGCTTGATGAAGCAAATTTGCCCGCCCTCAAGGACTATGCGCCCAAGTGGCGCGATCGCTGCTCCGGACGCGGACTGCCCTATTTCTCTGGAACGGTCGGCATTCTCTATCGCTCCGACGTCATCGCACAGGCGCCGACCTCCTGGCAGGATATGATGCGGCCTGCAGTGTCGCTCAAGAAGCACATCGCGATGTTCGACGACCATACCGAACTCTTCGTGCCGCCTCTGATGCTGCTCGGCGCATCCATCAATGCGAGCGAAACGGGAACCTTGAAGGCCGCCTTCGATCTTCTGAAGGCACAGGCGCCGGCCGTGCTGACCTACGATTATGTCATCACCGCCATTCAGGACCAGGCGACGGGCAAAGAGATCCATATGGCACTCGGCTACAGCGGCGACCAGCACGTCCTCAACGACAAGGTCGGCACGCCGGGGTTGTGGCGTTATTCGGTCCCGAAGGAAGGGACGCTTTCCTGGCTCGACTGTGTTTCGGTCATGGCCAGTTCGCCTCGCAAGCAGCGTGCCCTGGAGTTCCTCGACTTCATCGGTTCGCCGGAAGGCGCCGCCGCCAACGCCGTTGCCTTGACGATGCCGACCACGAGCAGCGCGGCGTTGAAGATTCTGCCGGAAGCGATGCGCTCCGATCCGGAGATCTATCCGCCGGCCGCGACCCTGGCGAAGAGCCAGTACCAGCAGGAACTTTCCATCCCGTCGGTCCAGGCACGCCGACGCATCATCAGCACTCTGGCGAATTTTCAGTGA
- the ubiA gene encoding 4-hydroxybenzoate octaprenyltransferase — MNSSSIDSGRVHDAPSKNWVYRVLPRVLWPYAQLARWDRPIGWQLLMWPCLWSAALAAGAATALGSFSTARFLLHVLLFIAGAIAMRGAGCTYNDIVDHEIDMEVARTRSRPLPSGRVTRAQAKVFMVLQAVVGLVILLQFNALTIILGIASLGLVAIYPFAKRFTDWPQFFLGLAFSWGAIMGWSAEFGSLSFAAILLYAAAIAWTIGYDTIYAYQDREDDALIGVRSTARRFGDNPRPWLIGLYALTVLLMVFAFLAAGAGFFAYAGLVVAAVMLAYQILVLNIHDPEQCLALFKFNSVVGLIIFAGLMLALLLRLI, encoded by the coding sequence ATGAACAGCTCATCCATCGATTCCGGCCGCGTGCACGATGCACCGTCGAAGAACTGGGTCTACCGCGTGCTGCCGCGGGTGCTTTGGCCTTATGCGCAGCTCGCCCGCTGGGACCGGCCGATCGGCTGGCAATTGCTGATGTGGCCATGCCTCTGGTCAGCGGCACTCGCGGCCGGCGCCGCAACCGCGCTCGGCAGTTTCTCCACGGCTCGCTTCCTCTTGCACGTCCTTCTGTTCATCGCCGGGGCGATCGCCATGCGCGGCGCCGGCTGCACCTATAACGACATCGTTGATCACGAGATCGATATGGAAGTGGCGCGCACCCGATCGCGGCCGCTGCCGTCCGGACGCGTGACGCGCGCCCAGGCGAAGGTCTTCATGGTGCTACAGGCGGTGGTGGGCCTCGTGATCCTGCTGCAGTTCAACGCCTTGACGATCATTCTCGGCATCGCCTCGCTGGGCCTGGTGGCAATCTATCCATTTGCCAAGCGCTTCACCGACTGGCCGCAATTCTTCCTCGGCCTGGCTTTTTCCTGGGGCGCCATCATGGGCTGGTCGGCGGAATTCGGCTCGCTGTCCTTCGCCGCCATCCTGCTCTACGCCGCGGCAATCGCCTGGACAATCGGCTATGACACGATCTACGCCTATCAGGACCGGGAGGATGATGCACTGATCGGCGTCCGCTCGACCGCACGCCGCTTCGGCGACAATCCGCGGCCCTGGCTGATAGGGCTTTACGCCTTGACCGTTCTCCTGATGGTTTTCGCATTCCTGGCGGCCGGCGCGGGATTCTTCGCCTATGCTGGACTGGTCGTAGCGGCCGTTATGCTCGCCTACCAGATCCTGGTGCTGAACATTCACGATCCTGAGCAGTGCCTGGCCCTCTTCAAGTTCAACAGCGTCGTCGGGCTGATCATCTTTGCCGGGCTGATGCTGGCGCTTCTCCTGCGTCTGATATGA
- a CDS encoding putative bifunctional diguanylate cyclase/phosphodiesterase, producing the protein MTLSKRALFLIFPVVLLGYILAALSVYVAQERSIQALEKAKLSQRLEHAAAVFQNEVQRSKSFLNALLNGDVLHQFVAETDERYRVTALGARLQESIKSLSEDPIAYISFAVLNTRNEADYYYENSWDPFADIDEPQRDLARRLIAGKRLSDLTYLEPTGDRPRIVYSLFVDPVTFGRPLPSNKANALLMQIAILPDRFLAMQAALKKEYGADVVLQPWPLAATDKLSASTPLGTQLYATIVVPDAYFEAQVWRRKVLLACGALAMSLVSIFLIVLLIRRFITGPIASLDADVTAVMAGERDDIRDMDEAGEIGRLTHNIRELHSQSAHSLRLVQQSSWADTLTGINNRGRFNTLAAGVVDQVIASGEKCSLLFIDIDNFKFVNDKHGHDVGDDLLKTLAGRIGQTVETITRRRQLEPAVLARLSGDEFAVLVRSNPGKGTVREISDAILALFDGGFEVSGKRYPVTASIGVAICPDDATNIAELISNADAAMYQAKSGGRNRSSRFSRALHDKRTRLRQIQEELRGLNPDEQFHLVYMPIVNVRGQVTGCEALLRWNSPVLGAVTPDEFVPIAESSGLFTKIDWWVIDRAMSNCRQLKALFGQDTVVAINISSAELHSHALGDYLSDCAARHRLETRSIDIELTETFAVKISDQLRQNIDELRHKGFRLSIDDFGAGYTSIQQIIDYAADTIKLDRALVTNLTASHSLSVLKAVIALCHAKDMAVIGEGVDTPEKLAMLTAAGCDRFQGYLISKPLSLDDLAIWALTRTAQHVKDRPADERSDSARRSPSREALR; encoded by the coding sequence GTGACCCTCAGCAAGCGCGCACTTTTCCTCATCTTCCCCGTCGTGCTGCTCGGCTACATCCTCGCAGCGCTATCGGTCTATGTTGCCCAGGAGCGCTCCATTCAGGCGCTGGAGAAGGCGAAGCTCTCCCAACGGCTCGAGCACGCAGCCGCGGTTTTCCAGAACGAGGTTCAGCGCAGCAAGAGTTTTCTCAACGCGCTCCTGAACGGAGACGTTCTGCACCAGTTCGTCGCCGAGACCGACGAGCGATATCGCGTCACGGCGCTCGGGGCTCGCCTGCAGGAAAGCATCAAGTCGCTGTCGGAGGACCCGATAGCCTACATCTCCTTCGCCGTCCTCAACACCCGAAACGAGGCCGATTACTATTACGAGAATAGTTGGGATCCCTTTGCCGATATCGACGAGCCGCAGCGCGATCTTGCCAGGAGGTTGATCGCCGGCAAGCGGCTCAGCGACTTGACCTATCTTGAGCCCACCGGCGACAGGCCACGGATCGTCTATTCCCTCTTTGTCGACCCGGTCACCTTTGGTCGTCCCTTGCCGAGCAACAAGGCCAATGCATTGCTGATGCAGATCGCCATCCTGCCGGACCGGTTCCTGGCAATGCAGGCTGCTCTGAAGAAGGAGTATGGGGCCGACGTCGTTCTCCAGCCATGGCCGCTCGCCGCCACGGACAAGCTTTCAGCCAGCACGCCGCTCGGGACGCAGCTCTATGCCACGATCGTCGTTCCGGACGCCTATTTCGAGGCTCAAGTGTGGCGCCGAAAGGTGCTGCTTGCTTGCGGTGCTCTCGCCATGAGCCTAGTTTCGATCTTCCTGATCGTGCTGTTGATCAGACGTTTCATCACAGGACCGATCGCAAGCCTCGATGCGGACGTCACGGCGGTCATGGCCGGCGAGCGTGACGACATCAGGGACATGGACGAGGCGGGCGAGATCGGCCGGCTGACACACAATATCCGCGAGCTTCACAGCCAGTCCGCCCATTCCCTGCGTCTCGTGCAGCAAAGCTCATGGGCCGACACGCTCACCGGCATCAACAACCGCGGTCGCTTCAACACGCTTGCGGCCGGCGTCGTCGACCAAGTGATCGCTTCCGGCGAGAAGTGCAGCCTGCTGTTCATCGACATCGACAATTTCAAGTTCGTCAACGACAAGCACGGCCACGACGTCGGCGACGACCTGCTCAAGACGCTTGCTGGACGAATTGGGCAAACGGTGGAGACGATCACCCGGCGGAGACAGCTGGAGCCTGCGGTCCTCGCCCGCCTTTCCGGTGACGAATTTGCGGTTCTGGTGCGGTCGAACCCCGGCAAAGGCACCGTCCGGGAGATCTCGGACGCGATCCTGGCCCTCTTTGACGGAGGCTTCGAAGTTTCCGGAAAGCGCTATCCGGTGACGGCAAGCATCGGCGTGGCGATCTGCCCGGACGATGCGACCAACATCGCCGAATTGATCTCCAATGCAGATGCGGCCATGTACCAGGCGAAGTCCGGCGGCAGGAATCGCTCCTCCCGTTTCTCGCGTGCGCTCCACGACAAGCGTACACGGCTCCGCCAGATTCAGGAGGAACTGCGGGGGCTCAATCCCGACGAGCAATTCCATCTGGTCTACATGCCGATCGTCAACGTACGCGGCCAGGTCACCGGCTGTGAGGCGCTGCTGCGCTGGAACTCGCCCGTCCTCGGTGCCGTGACGCCCGACGAATTCGTCCCGATCGCCGAAAGCTCCGGTCTTTTCACCAAGATCGATTGGTGGGTGATCGACAGGGCGATGTCCAACTGCCGACAGTTGAAGGCCCTTTTCGGGCAAGACACGGTCGTGGCGATCAACATTTCTTCGGCGGAGCTGCATTCGCATGCGCTCGGCGACTATCTGTCGGATTGCGCAGCCCGCCATCGACTGGAAACGCGATCGATCGACATCGAACTCACCGAGACATTCGCAGTCAAGATCAGCGATCAGCTCCGGCAGAACATCGACGAGCTGCGCCACAAAGGCTTCCGCCTGTCGATCGACGACTTCGGTGCCGGCTACACCTCGATCCAACAGATCATCGACTACGCCGCGGATACGATCAAACTGGACCGGGCGCTGGTGACCAACCTTACGGCCTCGCACTCCCTTTCCGTGCTCAAGGCGGTGATCGCACTCTGCCATGCCAAGGACATGGCAGTGATCGGCGAAGGCGTCGATACGCCGGAAAAACTCGCCATGCTCACCGCAGCCGGCTGCGACCGCTTCCAGGGCTACCTGATCAGCAAGCCGCTCTCGCTCGACGATCTGGCCATCTGGGCGCTGACCCGGACGGCGCAGCACGTCAAGGACCGGCCCGCCGACGAGCGGTCCGACAGCGCGCGCCGGAGCCCGAGCCGCGAAGCGCTCCGGTGA